The genomic region CCCGGATACCCTCGAGGTCACCCTTTACGGCTACCGCAAGGAGGACGCCGAGGCCATCCGCCGGGCCCTCTAAAGGTCCTTGCGGAAGCAGACGATGCGCTCCACCTCCTGGTACCCCAAGCGGCGGTGGACCTCCTGGCCTAAGTACCCCGTCGTGGCTTGCGCCACGACGGGGTACTTATCTCCCGGTACCCCCTCGCTCGGGCCCAGGCTTCCGCGGCTTCCATAAGGGCACGGCCTGTCCCCTGCCCCCGCCATTTCGGGGCCACGTACCCGCCCTCCAGGTAGCCCCCGGGGGCGGGTGTCGCATCCCTCGGCGTAGGGGCGCAAGGAAGCCTCGACGAAGCCCACCCGTTGCCCCTCCGCTTCGGCCCCAAAGGCTGCCTGGTTGGGGTCTTGAAGCAGGCCCTCCACCTCCTTTAGGTCATCCCCACCCTCGGGCCAGAGGGCAAGGCGCAACGCCAAGTAGGCGGGAAGGTCCTCCGGGCGAAGGGGCCGGACCCTAGACCTCACGGGGCATTCCCCTCTCCCTGGCCTTGGCCGCCCTCACCTCCTGCAGGTGGGGGCGGAGAAGCTTTGAGGTAGTACCCCTGCCCCAGAGCCTGGAGATCGGCGCCGTCCACCTTGCCGTCCCCGTTCAGGTCCCCTTTGAGCTCCTTCCCCTCCTTGCCCCAGTTCTGGGCCAGTTGCAGGAGGTCGGCAAAGGGCCTGCCCCGCTTCAAGGCCTCCCCCAGGGGCTTCCCTTCCTTGTCGTAGAAGACCACCCGGGGGGAAAACCTGGGGGTAAGGGCCTTCTGCGGGGTGAGGAGGAGGCGGAAGGCTTCCTGGTCTTTTAGGGGTCTGGCGAAGGCCACATCCAGGCGCAAAAGCCCTGCCCCCGCATCGTAATCCAGGAGGTACACGGGGCTCGCCACCTTCAAGCTGGCAAGATCCGGGTTCAGATCCCTTAGGGGAAGCTCCAGCTGAAAGCCCAAGGTCTCCCGTACCTCCACCCGGCCCAAGAGCAAAAAGGGCCCCTCCACCTGGGCCGGCGGGGCCACTAGGGTAAGCCTGGGCGGGGGTGGGTCGGATACCGTGAGGGTAAGCCGCTGGACCCGGCTGTTCTTGGCCCCATCCTCCACGGTGAGGGTAACGGGAAACTGGCCCTTCTCCCTGGGTACCCCGGTGATCCGCCCGCCTTGGAAGGCCAGGCCTTGGGGGAGTTTGCCCTCGAGGCTAAAGGTGTAGGGCCGTACCCCCCCTTCGGCGCTGAAGGTGGCGGTGTAGGCCTCCCCCAGGTAGGCGGGAGGAAGGCTGGTGCTGGTGAGGCGCAAGGGTTCCATTCCCACCCCCGTGGGGTCTTGGGTGCCGCAGGCGGCGAGGAGGAGGAGGAAGAAGGGCCAAAGCTTCCGCATAAGGCCAGTCTAGCGGGTATAGTTGAAGGCATGATTAAGCCGGACTGGTGGATCCGGGAGATGGCCAAAAAGGGCATGATCGAGCCCTTCGAGGAGCGCCTGGTGCGGGAGGGGGTCATCAGCTACGGGCTTTCCAGCTTCGGCTACGACCTCCGGGCCGCCCCCGAGTGGAAGATCTTCACCAACGTCTTCTCCACGGTGGTGGACCCCAAGGGCTTTGACCCGAGAAGCTTTGTGGAGTACGAGGGGGAGGAGGTCATCATCCCCCCCAACTCCTTCGCCCTCACCCGAAGCATCGAGTACATCCGGATGCCGGAAAACGTGATCGCCATCGCCCTGGGCAAGAGCACCTACGCCCGGTGTGGCATCGTGGCCAACGTGACCCCTTTGGAACCGGGCTGGGAAGGGCACGTGACCCTGGAGATCTCCAACACCACCCCCCTGCCCGCCAAGGTCTACGCCAACGAGGGCATCGTGCAGATCATCTTCCTCGAGGGCCCGCGGCCCGAAACCACCTATAAGGACCGCCGGGGCAAGTACCAAGGGCAGAAGGGCATCACCCTGCCCCGGGTGTAGGCTATGGGGGTGCGCGTCCTTCTCCTTAGCCTGTTGATCCTCCTCGGCGCCTGTAGAGGTGAGAGCATGAAGCCCCTCCCTTACCTTTCGGAAACCCCGGTGCGTTCCTTCAAGGCCCCGGAAGCCCTTCTGGAGCCCGGCAAGGACTACTACGCCCGCATCCGCACCACCAAGGGGGACATCCTTCTGGACCTCCTGGAGAAGGAGGCCCCCAACACGGTGAACTCCTTTGTCTTCCTGGCCCTCCACCGCTTCTTCGAGGGGGTGGAGTGGCACCGGGTCATCCCCGGCTTCGTGGCCCAGACCGGGGACCCCACCGGCACCGGCGCCGGGGGCCCAGGCTACGCCTTCGGCCTGGAGATCGCCCCGGGGCTGGCCTTTGACCGGGAGGGGATGGTGGGCATGGCCCGCACCCAGGACCCCAACTCCAACGGGAGCCAGTTCTTCATTACCCTGGCCCCCACCCCCCACCTCACCGGGCAGTACACCCTTTTCGCCCGGGTGGTGGAGGGCATGGAGGTGGTCAGGCGCCTCACCCCCACGGAGGGTCCGGGCGCCACGGGGGAACGGGACAAGATCCTCAGCGTGGAGATCCTGGTCAAGGAATGATCCCCGAGGGCACCCGGTTTTTGCTTCCCCCCGAGGCCCGGCTCAAGGCCGAGCTCATGGGGAGGCTACGGGAGCTTTTCCTGCGCCACGGCTACGAGCCCGTGGAGCTCCCGGCCCTGGAAAGCTACGACCCCCTCCACCCCCTGGCGGAGCGGGCCTTCAAGCTGGTGGACAAGACGGGGGAGGTACTGGCCCTAAGGAGCGAGTTCACCACCCTCCTGGCCAAGCTCCTGAGGCCCCACCTGGGGGAAGGGGTCCACCGCTTCCAGTACGCGGGGGCCCTATGGCTCCGGGAGGCGGACGCGGAGCTCGGCCGCTTCCGGGAGTACACCCAGGTGGGCCTGGAGCTCATCGGGGCCACGGGGCCTTTGGCGGACGCGGAGGTCCTGCACCTGGCCTTTGCCGCCTTGGAGGCCCTGGGCCTGGAAGGGGTGGTGGAGGTGGGCCTGCCCAGCCTGGTGGGGGAGGTGCTCAAGGCCTCCGGTCTTCCGGAAGAGGAGCAGAAGAAGGCCCAGCAGGCGATCCACCGCAAGAACTTGCCCGAGCTGGAAGACCTCCTTGGCCGCCACCCCGTGCCGGAGGAGGCCCGCAAGACCCTCCTGGCCTTGCCGGACCTCTACGGGGAGCGCGAGGTGCTGGAGGAGGCTAAGAGGCTTCCCCTTCCCAAAAGGGCCAGGAAGGCCCTGGAGGACCTGGAAAGGACCCTGGAGCTTCTGGAAAGGCCCGTCCTCTTGGACCTGGGCATGGCCCGGCGCTACGAGTACTACTCCGGCATCTTCTTCCGCGCCTACACCCCAGGCTTCGGCCTGCCCCTTCTGGGAGGTGGCCGGTACGACGGGGCCCTCCTCCCCAGGGCGGCGGGGTTCGCTATAGGGGTAGAGCGGGCCTTGGAAGCCCTAAAACCCCCCAGGGTGGACGTAAGCCCCGAGGTTTTGGCCCTGGACCTTAAGGCCCTTCGCCGCTTCGCCGGGGAGAGGCGGGTGGAGCTCTTCCATGGGGAAGACCCTGTGGCCTACGCTAAGGCCCGGGGCATCCCCTACCTGGCCCAAGGGGAGCGCATCTTTAGGGTGGAGGAGGCATGAGGCGTTTTGCCCTCACCATTGCCCTGCCCAAGGGGCGAATGTTCCAGGAGGCCTATGAGGCCTTAAGGAAAGCGGGGCTGGAACTCCCCCCCATAGAGAACGAGCGGGCCCTCCTCCACGGGGAAGAAGGAGGAATCGCCCTCCTGGAGCTTCGCAACAAGGATGTGCCCGTGTATGTGGATTTGGGTATCGCCGAGGTGGGGGTGGTGGGCAAGGACGTCCTCCTGGACTCGGGCCGCGACCTCTTTGAGCCCGTGGACCTGGGCTTCGGGGCCTGCCGGCTTTCCCTCATAAGGCGCCCTGGCGACACCTCCCCCATCCGCCGCATCGCCACCAAGTACCCCCTCTTCACCACCCGGCTCCTGAAGGAACGGGGCTGGGTGGCGGACGTGGTGGAGCTTTCCGGCAACATCGAGCTGGCCGCGGTCACAGGCCTGGCAGACGCCGTGGTGGACGTGGTGCAGACCGGGGCCACCCTAAGGGCGGCGGGCCTGGTGGAGGTGGAGGTCCTGGCCCACTCCACCGCCCGCCTCATCGTGAACCGCCAAGCCCTGAAGCTTAAACGCTCGCTTTTAAAGCCCCTGATCGCTAAGCTGAGAAACCGTGACGGAGGCCCGTAGACGCCGCATCGAGGAGGTCCTAAGGAGGCGCCAGCCCGACCTCACCGTCCTCCTGGAGAACGTGCACAAGCCCCACAACCTCTCGGCTATCCTCCGTAGCTGCGACGCCGTGGGGGTCCTCGAGGCCCATGCGGTAAACCCCACGGGGGGCGTGCCCACCTTCAACGAAACCAGCGGGGGAAGCCACAAATGGGTCTACCTGCGGGTGCACCCCGACATCCAGACGGCCATCGGCCACCTGAGGGAGAAGGGTTTTCGGATCTACGCCACCGCCTTGCGGGAGGATGCCCAAGACTTCCGGGAGGTGGACTACACCCAGCCCACCGCCATCCTCCTGGGGGCGGAGAAATGGGGGGTTTCCGAGGAGGCCCTGGCCCTGGCGGATAGCGCCATCCAGGTACCCATGTTCGGCATGGTCCAGAGCCTGAACGTCTCCGTGGCGGCGGCGGTGATCCTCTTCGAGGCCCAGCGGCAGAGGCTAAAGGCGGGGCTTTACGAAGGGCCCCGCCTGGACCCCGAGCTTTACCAGAGGGTGCTGGAAGACTGGCTCAGGAAGTGAGGAGGGCTTCCTCTTCCAAAAGCTCCTCCAAAGCCTTGGCCTTCACCGCCAAAACGGAAACCAAGACCTGGAGCTCTCCCAGAAGCTCCTCGTCCTCAGGGCTCGCCTTGGCCCTCCTCCAAAGGGTGCGAAACTCCTCCGCCGCCCGGTCCAGCTCCTCCAGAAGCACTTCCCGTACCTCCCGCAAGCGCTCCCTGCGGACCTCCTTGCGGAATCCCGGCTTGGGCATGGCTACTCCTTTCCCTACGCAACAACCGGGCCACCCCGCCCTAAGCGCCCGCCCGCAAAGGTTGCTCCATCGGCCAAAGCCAAAACAGCTTGCTCATGGCCTCTTTGGGGCCCCTGTCGTGGCGCAAGCGACAATTTAAGCGACGGTTTCCCACGGAGGCCTACACGTAGGTGAGCCAGCCCTCGTACTCGGGCCGCAGGCCCTTGGCGGCCTCCAGGTAGACCTCGCGGAGCCTCAGGGTGATGGGCCCGGCGGTGCCCTGGCCGATGGGCCGCCAGTCGATCATGGAAACCGGGGTGACCTCGGCGGCAGTACCGGTCATGAAGACCTCATCGGCCATATAAAGCTGGTCGCGGGTGGCCCGCACCACCTGGACCTCGTAGCCCAGGTCCTTGGCGATCCGGATCACCGAGTCCCGGGTGATGCCCTCCAGGTTCACCGAGTGCTCGAGGGCGTAGATGACCCCATCCCGCACGAAGAAGAGGTTCTCCCCGCTCCCCTCGGCCACGTAGCCTTCCTCGTCCAAAAGGAGGGCCTCGTCCGCCCCGGCGGCCACCGCCTCCATTTTGGCCAAGGCGCTATTCACGTAGTTCCCCCCCACCTTGGCCTTCCCCGGCATCACGTTGGCGGGGAAGCGGGCCCAGGAGCTGGTGATGAGCCTGGCCCCCTTGCGCACCGCCTCCTCCCCCAGGTAGGCCCCCCACTCCCAGGCGGCCACCATCACCTCGGCGGGGTTATTGGGCAGGGGGTTCACCCCCAGGGCCTTGGCCCCCATCCAGGCCAGGGGGCGGATGTAGCAGCTTTTGTACCCGTTTTGGCGCACCACCTCCTTGATAGCCTCCTCGATCTCCTCCGGGGTGAAGGGGATCTCCATGCGCAGCACTTTGGCCGAGTTGAAGAAGCGCCGAACGTGCTCCTTCAGGCGGAAGATGGCGGGGCCCTTAGGGGTCTCGTAGGCCCGTATCCCCTCAAAGACGCTGGTCCCGTAATGAAGGGCATGGCTTAGGACGCTGGTCTTGGCCTCCTCCTGGGGGAGAAGCTTTCCGTTCATCCAAATGAGCCCGGCCTTGATGTGCACATCCCCGCCCTTGGCTTCAGGCTTAGTCATGGCGAACCTCCGCCCTCATCATAACGCTTGCCTGCGACCCCGCTCCCTTGCGCAAGACCTGGAAAAGCCGCCCCACCTCCTCCCCCAGGGCCTTAGCCACCGGGGCCTTGAGGCTTCCTTCCCGCAGGAGGAGGTAAACCGTGCGCCCCGCCCCCGGGGGAGCAAGGGGGCGCAGGTGGGCCCGCTTGGCCTCGGGAAGGGTCCAAAGGGCCACCTCGGGCAAGAAGGTAAGCCCCCCCACCCCTTCCACCAGGAGGATGAGGGTTTCCAGGTCGCCACTTTGGAACTCCACCTGCCGCTTTCCCAAGCCAGGGCGGCATACGGCCAGAACCTGCTCCCGGAAACAGTGCCCTTCGGAGAGGACCCAGGTGTCCTCCAGGGGAACCTCCAAGGGGTGGATGGCCTCTCGCCTGTAGAGGGGGTGATGGGGAGAAACGTAGGCCCAAAAGGCCTCCTCAAAAAGGGGCAAGGCCTTTAGGCCAGGGCCCTCCTCCCTCGTGCCCACAAGCCCGGCGTCCAGGCGCCCCTCCTGAAGGCCTTCCAGGATGGCGGGGGTGAGCTCCTCCCGTACGCTGACCTCGAGGGTCGGATACCGGGCCGTGAAACGGGGCAGCAGATGGGGAAGCAGGTAGGGGGCCAGGGTGGGGATCACCCCCACGCGAAAGGGGCCCTGGAAACAGCCCTCCTCCCCCCGGGCCAGGGCTTTCAAGCGCTCCACCTCCTCCAAAACCCTGCGGGCCTGGGCCACCACCGCCCGCCCCGCTTCGGTGGGCTTTCCTTCCCGCCGGTCAAAAAGCCTCACCCCAAGCTCCTCCTCCAGCCTGCGGATCTGGATGCTCAGGGCCGGCTGGGTCAGGTAGACCCGCTCCGCCGCTTTGGTGAAGCTTCCCTCCTCCGCCAGGGCCACGAGATAGCGCAGCTGGTCCAGGGTCATAAATTTAGTTTATTCGCTAGGCTAACATCTTCTATTGGACTTATAGAAATGCCTACTCTAGGGTGGAAGGTGCCTGGCCCGGCCAGGCAGGAGGTGAAGGATGTTTCTGAGGATCGACCGCCTGCAGATCGAGCTACCCATGCCCAAGGAGCAGGACCCCAACGCCGCCGCCGCGGTGCAGGCCCTGTTGGGGGGCCGCTTCGGGGAGATGTCCACCCTGATGAACTACATGTACCAGTCCTTCAACTTCCGGGGGAAAAAGGCCCTCAAGCCCTACTACGACCTCATCGCCAACATCGCCACCGAGGAGCTCGGGCACATCGAGCTGGTGGCGGCCACCATTAATAGCCTCCTGGCCAAGAACCCGGGGAAGGACCTAGAGGAGGGCGTGGACCCCGTGAGCGCTCCCCTGGGTTTCGCCAAGGACGCCCGTAACGCCGCCCACTTCATCGCCGGCGGGGCCAACAGCCTGGTGATGGGAGCCATGGGGGAGCACTGGCACGGGGAGTACGTCTTCACCAGCGGCAACCTGATCCTGGACCTACTGCACAACTTCTTCCTGGAGGTGGCGGCCCGGACCCACAAGCTGAGGGTCTACGAGATGACGGATAACCCCGTGGCCCGGGAGATGATCGGCTACCTCCTGGTGCGGGGCGGGGTCCACGCCGCCGCCTACGGCAAGGCCCTGGAGAGCCTCACCGGGGTGGAGATGACCAAGATGCTCCCCATCCCCCGCATCGACAACAGCCGGATCCCCGAGGCCAAGAAGTTCATGGACCTGGGCTTCCACCGGAACCTCTACCGCTTTAGCCCCTCGGACTACCAAGACCTGGGCCTCATCTGGCAAGGCGCTTCCCCCGAGGACGGGAGCCAGGTGGTGGTGATCGACGGGCCTCCCACGGGCGGGCCGGTCTTCGACGGGGGTCACGACGCCGCCGAGTTCGCCCCTGAGTTCCACCCCGGCGAGCTCTACGAGATCGCAAAGAAGCTCTACGACAAGGCCAAGTAGGCCATGCCCTAGCCTTCCCAGCCGGGCCCTCGGGCCCGGCTGGGGTTAAGTACCCGCACGCAAAGGTTGCCCCACCGGCCAAAGCCAAAGTGGCGTGCTCATGGCCTCTTTGGGGCCCCCGTCGTGGCTTGCGCCACGACGGGGTACTTAGGTAGCCCCGTAGCGTCCCCCAGGCAGGGCCTGGGCCAGCCCCTTGAGCTCCAAGAGGGTGAGGAGGGAAAGCACCCGCTCCGGGGGAAGCCCTAGGGCCTGGGCCAGGTCCTCAGGGAGGGCCTCCCCTTGGCGGAGGAGGGCGTAAAGCCTTTCCTCCTCTCCGGAAAGCGCCACCGCCTCCTTGGGCTTCCCGGAAAACCCTAAGTAGGAGAGCACGTCCTCTGCGGAAAGCACCGGGTAGGCCCCGTCCTGGATGAGGCGGTTGGTCCCCAAGGAGCCCGGGTCCGTGGGGCGGCCCGGCACCGCCAAGACCTCTTTGCCCAGCTCCAGGGCGTAGCGGGCGGTGATGAGGGCCCCCGAGGCCAGGGGGGCCTCCACCACGATCACCGCCCGCACCAGGCCGGCGATGAGGCGGTTTCTTCGGGGGAAGAACTCCGGCTTAGGCTCGGTACCGAAGGGGAACTCGGAAAGGAGGTCCATCCGCCCGGCCAAAGGGCGGTGCTCCGGGGGGTACACCCGGTCCAGGGCGCTCCCCAAGACCCCCAGGGTGCGCCCGCCCCCCTCGAGGGCCCCCAGGTGGGCCTCCCGGTCGATCCCCCGGGCCAGCCCCGAAACCACGCAAAGCCCGGCCTCGGCCAGCTCCCGGGCCAGCCTGCGAGCGAAGGCCAGGGCCCAGGAAGAGGCTCGACGGGTGCCCACCAGGGCCACCGCCTTCCCTTCTTCCGGCAGCTCCCCCTTCAGGTAAAGATGGGTGGGCGGCTGGGGAAGCCGCCTAAGCCCCTCAGGAAAACCCTCTTCCCAAAGACCCAAGATCCGCATTCCCAAAGCCGCTGCCCGCTTCCTTTCCGCCCGGGCCCGCTCCTCGGCCTGGGAAAGCCCAGCCGCAGCCTGGGGAAAACGCTCCCTCAGCGCCACCAGGGGATCCTCCGCCGCCAGTAGCTCCAAAAGCCGCTTGGGACCGACGCCCGGCAGAAGGGCTAGGGCCAGAGGGTCCACGCCGTGGAGTATACTGGAAAGCCTGGAAGGTCCCGCCCCCCGCCTTCGGCGAGTCCCAAGGGGCCGGGACTACCTGAAGCCATGGAAGAGAAGACGTACTCCGGATTTGTGGCCATCGTGGGCAAGCCCAACGTGGGCAAGTCCACCCTGCTCAACAACCTCCTGGGGGTGAAGGTGGCCCCCATTAGCCCCAGGCCCCAGACCACCCGCAAGCGCCTTAGGGGCATCCTCACCGAGGGGAACCGCCAGATCGTCTTCGTGGACACCCCAGGCCTCCACAAGCCCGTGGACGCCCTGGG from Thermus tengchongensis harbors:
- a CDS encoding branched-chain amino acid transaminase; amino-acid sequence: MTKPEAKGGDVHIKAGLIWMNGKLLPQEEAKTSVLSHALHYGTSVFEGIRAYETPKGPAIFRLKEHVRRFFNSAKVLRMEIPFTPEEIEEAIKEVVRQNGYKSCYIRPLAWMGAKALGVNPLPNNPAEVMVAAWEWGAYLGEEAVRKGARLITSSWARFPANVMPGKAKVGGNYVNSALAKMEAVAAGADEALLLDEEGYVAEGSGENLFFVRDGVIYALEHSVNLEGITRDSVIRIAKDLGYEVQVVRATRDQLYMADEVFMTGTAAEVTPVSMIDWRPIGQGTAGPITLRLREVYLEAAKGLRPEYEGWLTYV
- the hisG gene encoding ATP phosphoribosyltransferase; the encoded protein is MRRFALTIALPKGRMFQEAYEALRKAGLELPPIENERALLHGEEGGIALLELRNKDVPVYVDLGIAEVGVVGKDVLLDSGRDLFEPVDLGFGACRLSLIRRPGDTSPIRRIATKYPLFTTRLLKERGWVADVVELSGNIELAAVTGLADAVVDVVQTGATLRAAGLVEVEVLAHSTARLIVNRQALKLKRSLLKPLIAKLRNRDGGP
- a CDS encoding putative Ig domain-containing protein encodes the protein MRKLWPFFLLLLAACGTQDPTGVGMEPLRLTSTSLPPAYLGEAYTATFSAEGGVRPYTFSLEGKLPQGLAFQGGRITGVPREKGQFPVTLTVEDGAKNSRVQRLTLTVSDPPPPRLTLVAPPAQVEGPFLLLGRVEVRETLGFQLELPLRDLNPDLASLKVASPVYLLDYDAGAGLLRLDVAFARPLKDQEAFRLLLTPQKALTPRFSPRVVFYDKEGKPLGEALKRGRPFADLLQLAQNWGKEGKELKGDLNGDGKVDGADLQALGQGYYLKASPPPPAGGEGGQGQGEGNAP
- a CDS encoding aminoglycoside 6'-N-acetyltransferase, with product MRSRVRPLRPEDLPAYLALRLALWPEGGDDLKEVEGLLQDPNQAAFGAEAEGQRVGFVEASLRPYAEGCDTRPRGLPGGRVRGPEMAGAGDRPCPYGSRGSLGPSEGVPGDKYPVVAQATTGYLGQEVHRRLGYQEVERIVCFRKDL
- a CDS encoding manganese catalase family protein, translated to MFLRIDRLQIELPMPKEQDPNAAAAVQALLGGRFGEMSTLMNYMYQSFNFRGKKALKPYYDLIANIATEELGHIELVAATINSLLAKNPGKDLEEGVDPVSAPLGFAKDARNAAHFIAGGANSLVMGAMGEHWHGEYVFTSGNLILDLLHNFFLEVAARTHKLRVYEMTDNPVAREMIGYLLVRGGVHAAAYGKALESLTGVEMTKMLPIPRIDNSRIPEAKKFMDLGFHRNLYRFSPSDYQDLGLIWQGASPEDGSQVVVIDGPPTGGPVFDGGHDAAEFAPEFHPGELYEIAKKLYDKAK
- the dcd gene encoding dCTP deaminase; amino-acid sequence: MIKPDWWIREMAKKGMIEPFEERLVREGVISYGLSSFGYDLRAAPEWKIFTNVFSTVVDPKGFDPRSFVEYEGEEVIIPPNSFALTRSIEYIRMPENVIAIALGKSTYARCGIVANVTPLEPGWEGHVTLEISNTTPLPAKVYANEGIVQIIFLEGPRPETTYKDRRGKYQGQKGITLPRV
- the dprA gene encoding DNA-processing protein DprA codes for the protein MDPLALALLPGVGPKRLLELLAAEDPLVALRERFPQAAAGLSQAEERARAERKRAAALGMRILGLWEEGFPEGLRRLPQPPTHLYLKGELPEEGKAVALVGTRRASSWALAFARRLARELAEAGLCVVSGLARGIDREAHLGALEGGGRTLGVLGSALDRVYPPEHRPLAGRMDLLSEFPFGTEPKPEFFPRRNRLIAGLVRAVIVVEAPLASGALITARYALELGKEVLAVPGRPTDPGSLGTNRLIQDGAYPVLSAEDVLSYLGFSGKPKEAVALSGEEERLYALLRQGEALPEDLAQALGLPPERVLSLLTLLELKGLAQALPGGRYGAT
- a CDS encoding peptidylprolyl isomerase codes for the protein MGVRVLLLSLLILLGACRGESMKPLPYLSETPVRSFKAPEALLEPGKDYYARIRTTKGDILLDLLEKEAPNTVNSFVFLALHRFFEGVEWHRVIPGFVAQTGDPTGTGAGGPGYAFGLEIAPGLAFDREGMVGMARTQDPNSNGSQFFITLAPTPHLTGQYTLFARVVEGMEVVRRLTPTEGPGATGERDKILSVEILVKE
- a CDS encoding hydrogen peroxide-inducible genes activator, yielding MTLDQLRYLVALAEEGSFTKAAERVYLTQPALSIQIRRLEEELGVRLFDRREGKPTEAGRAVVAQARRVLEEVERLKALARGEEGCFQGPFRVGVIPTLAPYLLPHLLPRFTARYPTLEVSVREELTPAILEGLQEGRLDAGLVGTREEGPGLKALPLFEEAFWAYVSPHHPLYRREAIHPLEVPLEDTWVLSEGHCFREQVLAVCRPGLGKRQVEFQSGDLETLILLVEGVGGLTFLPEVALWTLPEAKRAHLRPLAPPGAGRTVYLLLREGSLKAPVAKALGEEVGRLFQVLRKGAGSQASVMMRAEVRHD
- the trmH gene encoding tRNA (guanosine(18)-2'-O)-methyltransferase TrmH; this encodes MTEARRRRIEEVLRRRQPDLTVLLENVHKPHNLSAILRSCDAVGVLEAHAVNPTGGVPTFNETSGGSHKWVYLRVHPDIQTAIGHLREKGFRIYATALREDAQDFREVDYTQPTAILLGAEKWGVSEEALALADSAIQVPMFGMVQSLNVSVAAAVILFEAQRQRLKAGLYEGPRLDPELYQRVLEDWLRK
- a CDS encoding ATP phosphoribosyltransferase regulatory subunit; the protein is MIPEGTRFLLPPEARLKAELMGRLRELFLRHGYEPVELPALESYDPLHPLAERAFKLVDKTGEVLALRSEFTTLLAKLLRPHLGEGVHRFQYAGALWLREADAELGRFREYTQVGLELIGATGPLADAEVLHLAFAALEALGLEGVVEVGLPSLVGEVLKASGLPEEEQKKAQQAIHRKNLPELEDLLGRHPVPEEARKTLLALPDLYGEREVLEEAKRLPLPKRARKALEDLERTLELLERPVLLDLGMARRYEYYSGIFFRAYTPGFGLPLLGGGRYDGALLPRAAGFAIGVERALEALKPPRVDVSPEVLALDLKALRRFAGERRVELFHGEDPVAYAKARGIPYLAQGERIFRVEEA